The genomic region GTTTACGCTCTGGATCATGCTTAATCAGGGGTGGATCGGACCGCTTGCCGGATTCGACGACTATCCATACGACCTGCTCAGCTTTATCCTGGCGATCGAGGCGATTCTGGTCACCGGCTTTCTGCTGATCAGCCAGAATTATCAGTACGAATATTCGGAAAAGCGCGCCGAACTGGATTACGAAATCAACATTCGCTCTTATCGTAAATTACTGGAACTGGAAAAACGCCTGGACGCCCTGAGCGCGAGTGAATCGCGCGTGAACCGGCCGTAAACCCTCCTTCGAACAGCAGCCAGGCGGGCGCGGAATGATGAAAGCGGTGATGGCGTACGCTTATGGTCACGGGTATGAACGAAAGGCGGTTAAAAGCCGGAAATTGCTCCGTGATCTCGTTTGCGCTCAGCGCGCTGGTATGGGCAGCGCTGCCGAACGCCGTTGCCGCCGAACGGACGATGATGAATGCCGGCATGGCGACTTCCATGCGCAATGCGTTTCCGCCGGCAGAACGCACACTGCAAGTCGAGACGGTGTTCCGCAGTGAAGACATCGAAGGGGCGGACAGCCTTTATCGGCTCGAACCGCAACTGCTCTGGGGAATTATCCCGCAGGGCTTCATCGCGGTCGGCACTTCGCTCGCATTCGCGAACCGCGAAGCGGAAGACTCCGGCAACGTCAATGTGCAAGCCCTGTATAATTTCGCTTCGGAAGGCCGCCGGCTTCCGGCCGCCGCTCTGATGTTCGGCACGGACCTGCCGACAGGGTCGGATGCGAATCGCTGGGGCGTGCATGCGATGGTCATTTTGACGAAGCGGATCCGGAAGGCGGAAATCAGTTTCAATGCCGAAATCGGCAAAAACGCTTTCCAGGGCGCAGACGGACGCGATTTCATTTACCGGCTGGGGCTCGGCGCGGATTATCCGCTGGACTTCCTGCCGGTGCCGGCCGGCGGATCTGCCCTGTTGCGCACTGCCATCATTCTGGAGCAACAGGAAGATCGCAGAGCCAGCCCGGTCTGGCAGTGGGAGGGCGGCGTGTTTTTCCCGCTCGATGCCGCTGCGGCGGTGGCTATCGGCGCCCATTTTGCACTGGCGCGTGAGCAGCCGGGGTTCGAATTATTTCTCGGGTATCAGCAGATGTTTCAAGGATGGTGAAACGATGGAACCGAAACTGGACCGAGTGACTTTATATTAATATGCCGAAAGTTTCGGGAATGACGGATGTTTGTGGTGTGGGGCGAGTTCCGCCAATAACGCTCAGAGTGTTGAATTACCGTTCAAAAAGTGTTAGAAATGGCCGAGCTTTTCATAAGATCGTGCCTGACGAAGGCGCAGACCTTTTCTACCCCGTCCGGACCTCGAAATGCGGCCTTGGGCCGATGCCCATCGGCCGCTTTTTCAAGACTGGCCGCTTGCCGCCGGGCAAGCCCCTGGATCCGGGGAGTTGACCATCAATCACAGGAGTTGGCCCATGAAACGGCACTATCCCTGGCAGAGCGCCTTGCTGTGCCTTCTTATTTCCGGTATCGCGGGCAGCGCGGTCGGACCGGAACCCCTTGCCCCGGAGCCCGTCCGGATCAGTGCCGATGCCGATGGCCGGGACGGTGACCGCGACAGCGATCTTTCCGGAACCGGCGCTTCTCGCTGGAGCGGCGATGGCCGCTACCTGGTGTTCCAATCCCGGGCGTCCAATCTCAATGCCGGCGACGGCGATGCTCATTCCGACGTCTACCTGTACGACGGGGATAACCGTTCTCTGCAATTGCTCAGCCGTGCCGGTGCCTCGGGCAGCAAGGCCAATCACGATTCCTTTGCGCCGGCCCTCAGCCTGGATGGACGCTTGATTGCCTTTGTTTCCCGGGCTTCCAATCTGGACAGCGCCGACACCGATTCCCGGGCCGACATTTATCTGTACGACCGAGCCGGAGACTCGCTGACGCTGATCAGCCGCGCCGGCGAGCGAAGCGAGCGGAGCGAGCAAGGCGCAAAGGGCAACGGAGATTCCACCGAGCCGGCCCTCAGCGCCGACGGCCGCTTTATCGCCTTCGCCACTCGCGCCTCGAACCTCGGCGACGGCGACGACGATACCGTGTCCGACATTCATCTCTTCGACCGCCGGAGCGGCACCCTGGAACTGATCAGCCGGGCCGGAGCCGGCAGCGTCAAAGGCAATGGCGATTCCAGGCATCCGGTGCTCAGCGCCGACGGCGGCAAGGTGGCGTTTTTTTCGAAGGCTTCCAATCTTGGCAGCGGCCGTGACGACAGCGGTCCCGGGCTCTACGTCTACGACCGGCCGAGCGGTTCCCTCCGATCGATCGTGCGTCTTGGCGCCGACGAAAGCGGGGAAGAGCGGAAATTGTCGGGACCGTCGCTCAGCGCCGACGGACGTTATCTGGCCTACAGCGCCATCGCCTCCGATCCCGGCAGCGGCGAGGCCGAGTCGTTCGCCGACGTCTTCGTATACGATCTGCAAACCGGGACCGAGGAACGGATCGGCCGGGCCGGCACCGGCGGCGTGCCCTGGAACGGCGATTCGGTCGAGCCGGTGCTCAGCGCCGACGGCCGCTACGTGGTTTTCAAAAGTTTCGCCGACAACCTGGGCGACGGCGATACCGACGATTTGCCCGATATTCACGTCTACGACCGGCAACGCGGCGTTCTTCAATGGTTGAGCCGGTCTTCCGGAAACCGCCGCGAGCTGACCGGCATCGCCTCTCCGGCTCCGAGTGCCGACGGCAGCCGGCTGGCCTTCAGCGCTTATGCCGGGCTGCCGGACGAATCGGGATGCTGCCGGCAGATCTTTGTTCAGACCACCGGCCTGGACGTTTCCAGCGTGACGGGTGTCAACGCCGCGCAAGCCGTTTCGAGCGCCGGGATGGCCGGTGACGAATTCGCCGTCTCGGCCAATGCGTTGAGCGCCGAGCCGGTGAATGCGGCCGCGCTGGTCAGTTACGAGCCCAGCCGGGATATTTCTAAATCGAACGTGTCGTTGAACGGTTCGCCCCGGCCTACCACCTACTGGGGTGCGGTGAGCGACGACACCGACAACACCTGGGTCGATACCGCGTCCCGAGCGACCCGGGCGAACGTGACTTTCGGTTATCCGGACGTCGGCATACTCAACAACGGGCAAGTCACCGTCCATTACCGTTTTCTGGCGGGCACCTCTTCCAGAAGCAATGTTTCGGTTACGGTGACCCTGTTGAACGGCAGCACGACGCTGGGCACGAGTCTGGCGAGGACCGTCACCGAAGGCACGACGGCGTTCGACTACAGCGAGACCTTCACCGGGTTGACGCTGACGAGCGGCGCCGACTTGCGCACCCGGCTGTCCTGGACGCGAACGGCGTCGACTCAATCCGCCCAGCTCAAGGAAGTCGATCTCGACGTGGACACGGGCGCTCCCTGCACGCCCGAAACCGATGCCGAGTTCTGTGCAAGGCTGGCCAAGAGCTGCGGCGAGGTAACGGGAACGGATAACTGCGGCACTGCCCGGACGGTAAGTTCCTGCGGCGAATGCACCAGTCCCGAGACCTGCTCTACGGCGAATGTCTGCACGATTCCGGGCCAGACGGCGCCGGGCTCCTGGCAGATCCCGGTAACGACCGGCAGCCCCGGCCATACCACCAATGTTGCGCTGGTCATCTTCGGTCACAGTACCGCCGATCAGGGCAATTTTCCCGACAAGCTGGCGGCCGCGCTTAACGCCAATACCGCGGACAATCGGCATTATGTCGTGCTCAGGGCCATCTTTCCGGGCGACGGCGGCCTATTCTGGACCAAATTGAAATTCGCTCAAAACGACGTCAATTATCAACGGGTTAAGGCCGGCACCGAAAACAAGCAATGGTGCACGCCGGCGGGCAGTACCGACCGCTGGAGCTGCCGGCGGCTGAATTTCGAAAAGGCCTTCAATAACGGCACGGCGCCGGCCGGGGCCAACGAATGTGCGACCGACAATACCTCCGGTCCCGAATGCAGCACGCTTGACACCGCCCTGACCAACGTCAGCGATTGCAGCTATTACTCGGGCTCGGCGGTCAAAGGCGCGGGAGGGGCCAAAACCTCGCTGTTAAACGCCTCGTTCAGAACTTGTCTCGACAAGATGGACGTCAAGATTGCGCTGTTTATGGATACCACCAGCCCGAGCTGGGTGGTGGACGATTACAATCTCGACGGCGACATCACCGATGCCGACGTGTTCGATAAGGATAATTTGACCAACGCCAGCTTGTCGCCTTGGCAGTGTCCGTCGAGCTCGGGCCTGGTCGGCACCGATAAGGTCGACTGGGATTGCGACGGAGGCTCGACTAACGATCCGGGCGACAATCCGGCCAAGGTCTACGCCGGCTGGCTGAAAAGCTTTGCGACCGAGTTGATCTCTTCGTCGTATGGTTTTGATTTTGTCGTGTTTTCCCAGAAACCGGTCGAGCGGTTCAAAAAGTCGTCGCAGTTTCCGAACGAAGTGCCGCATCCCCACAATCAGCGAACCCCGACGCCGTCCCGGCCGTTCGTGCAGTTCTACAATCCCGGCGTTTACTGGGAGCACAAGGGACTGCTTGAACTATCGGCCGATCCTGCGCTCGATTCGAGAATCCGCGTGCTTTCGCCCCTGGACCCGCAGAGTATGTGGAACAAGAGCGCAGCCTGTTACGAATCCGGCATGACCAGTACCTCCTGGTCGATTCCTTTGAGCGTGATCGACGATAAATACGAAGTGCTAAGCGCCGACCGGAACGAAACGGATGCCGCTCCCGAGACAGGGTGTTTCAAGTATATCGATCATACTCACGCTTACGATGCCGGCGCCTGGATGATAGCGGACGTCTGGTATAACGGACTGCATCCGTATCTTTGGTAGAAAATCGGGAGGAGTCGGGCAGAAGGCGGGGCCGCGTTCGGCGGCCGTCCTTTTTATCTCGGCTCCATGTCCAACGGACGGCGCGACCAGAGATCGGCATTGCGGATAAAAATCATCGCCATCGAAATATAGCCCGAAGCCAAAGCCAGGATCAGGCTGACCAAAGCGACCGGGGCGGCAATGCTCTCAAGGTTTTTCCAGCCCAGGCCGGCCAGGACCGCACCGGCGGCGACCAGTTGAAACAGGGTCTTGAGCTTGCTCAACAGCTCGGTCCGTATCACGACTCCCAGACAGGGCGCCATGCTGCGGAAGCCTTGTACGGCGAATTCGCGCGCCAGCAAAAGCAGCACCATCCATAGTGAAATCCAGGCCGGATAGCGGCAGGCCAGAAATACCAGAAGGACGTTCGACATGATTTTGTCAGCCAGAGGATCGAGAAAAGCGCCGACGTTGCTGACGCAGTGCCAGCGCCTGGCCGCCCAGCCGTCCACCAGATCGGTCAAGGCCGCAATCAAAAACAGGCCGAAAGCCAACTGAAAGGTAATCGTATTCTCCGCCTCTGCCAACATGCCCATGACCGGCAGCAAAAGCAGGATGCGTGAAAGTGTTAAAAAATTGGGAAGCCAGGTCATCAATCAGTCTCCGGGCAGCGGGCGCTGCCGTCAACCGGCGGAATACAAGTTGCCGATTGCCGGGTAAAGCAGCCGTATGTTAAGTTATTTAAAATTCATCATTGTCAGCGTCGGCTTGTTTACGCCCATAAATACTAGATTTTTTTCGGAACTTTAACAACAAGGCCGCCGGTAAATTCTGACGCCGTTCGGCATCGGATACCTGTGACTTCCGCTATTTTAAAAGAATGGATTTATAAT from Methylosarcina fibrata AML-C10 harbors:
- a CDS encoding TolB family protein; translated protein: MKRHYPWQSALLCLLISGIAGSAVGPEPLAPEPVRISADADGRDGDRDSDLSGTGASRWSGDGRYLVFQSRASNLNAGDGDAHSDVYLYDGDNRSLQLLSRAGASGSKANHDSFAPALSLDGRLIAFVSRASNLDSADTDSRADIYLYDRAGDSLTLISRAGERSERSEQGAKGNGDSTEPALSADGRFIAFATRASNLGDGDDDTVSDIHLFDRRSGTLELISRAGAGSVKGNGDSRHPVLSADGGKVAFFSKASNLGSGRDDSGPGLYVYDRPSGSLRSIVRLGADESGEERKLSGPSLSADGRYLAYSAIASDPGSGEAESFADVFVYDLQTGTEERIGRAGTGGVPWNGDSVEPVLSADGRYVVFKSFADNLGDGDTDDLPDIHVYDRQRGVLQWLSRSSGNRRELTGIASPAPSADGSRLAFSAYAGLPDESGCCRQIFVQTTGLDVSSVTGVNAAQAVSSAGMAGDEFAVSANALSAEPVNAAALVSYEPSRDISKSNVSLNGSPRPTTYWGAVSDDTDNTWVDTASRATRANVTFGYPDVGILNNGQVTVHYRFLAGTSSRSNVSVTVTLLNGSTTLGTSLARTVTEGTTAFDYSETFTGLTLTSGADLRTRLSWTRTASTQSAQLKEVDLDVDTGAPCTPETDAEFCARLAKSCGEVTGTDNCGTARTVSSCGECTSPETCSTANVCTIPGQTAPGSWQIPVTTGSPGHTTNVALVIFGHSTADQGNFPDKLAAALNANTADNRHYVVLRAIFPGDGGLFWTKLKFAQNDVNYQRVKAGTENKQWCTPAGSTDRWSCRRLNFEKAFNNGTAPAGANECATDNTSGPECSTLDTALTNVSDCSYYSGSAVKGAGGAKTSLLNASFRTCLDKMDVKIALFMDTTSPSWVVDDYNLDGDITDADVFDKDNLTNASLSPWQCPSSSGLVGTDKVDWDCDGGSTNDPGDNPAKVYAGWLKSFATELISSSYGFDFVVFSQKPVERFKKSSQFPNEVPHPHNQRTPTPSRPFVQFYNPGVYWEHKGLLELSADPALDSRIRVLSPLDPQSMWNKSAACYESGMTSTSWSIPLSVIDDKYEVLSADRNETDAAPETGCFKYIDHTHAYDAGAWMIADVWYNGLHPYLW
- the pgsA gene encoding CDP-diacylglycerol--glycerol-3-phosphate 3-phosphatidyltransferase; the protein is MTWLPNFLTLSRILLLLPVMGMLAEAENTITFQLAFGLFLIAALTDLVDGWAARRWHCVSNVGAFLDPLADKIMSNVLLVFLACRYPAWISLWMVLLLLAREFAVQGFRSMAPCLGVVIRTELLSKLKTLFQLVAAGAVLAGLGWKNLESIAAPVALVSLILALASGYISMAMIFIRNADLWSRRPLDMEPR